The following proteins are encoded in a genomic region of Vibrio sinaloensis:
- a CDS encoding ABC1 kinase family protein, producing the protein MSTKERSLPTHRISRLGKFASLATRVAGNVISEGTKQIVQGNRPKARDLLLTPQNVSRLTDQLAHLRGAAMKLGQMLSMDAGDILEPELADILARLRSSADPMPSKQLTQVLVNALGPDWKNEFLAFNFKPVASASIGQVHQAYSDDGEKLAVKVQYPGIRQSIDSDVDNVGTLLKIVGLIPESVDYKGLLEEAKKQLHDEADYQREARFMQRYRQALENSPHFVVPKLFSRNSSQSVLAMSFIEGRSIESIEDASQHTRDFVMHALLELLFRELFEFKMVQTDPNFANYLYLEQSQQIGLLDFGATREYSERLSSGYKKAFTSVINGDEPGLNQALEQIGFFSQSILPEQRQAVLDLVHLACEPMLVDQEYDFKASGLAQRLRDAGTILSMEQDYWHTPPADALFLHRKIGGMYLLAARIGAKVNIRRLVLPYLGLHSR; encoded by the coding sequence ATGTCAACCAAAGAACGTAGCCTGCCGACTCACCGTATTTCGAGGCTAGGAAAATTCGCCTCGCTTGCCACTCGTGTCGCGGGCAACGTGATTAGCGAAGGCACCAAGCAAATCGTGCAAGGCAATCGTCCTAAGGCGCGTGATCTTCTGCTAACGCCGCAAAATGTCTCACGCCTAACTGACCAACTCGCTCACCTACGCGGCGCAGCAATGAAGCTTGGGCAAATGTTGTCGATGGATGCCGGCGACATCTTAGAGCCTGAGTTGGCCGACATTCTGGCTCGCTTGCGCTCCAGCGCAGACCCGATGCCATCCAAGCAGCTCACTCAAGTCTTGGTCAATGCTCTAGGTCCGGATTGGAAAAACGAGTTTCTTGCATTCAACTTCAAGCCGGTTGCCAGCGCGTCCATTGGTCAGGTTCATCAAGCCTACAGTGATGATGGAGAAAAGCTGGCGGTTAAAGTGCAGTACCCGGGGATTCGTCAGAGCATCGATAGCGATGTCGATAACGTAGGCACACTGCTCAAGATCGTCGGCTTAATCCCAGAATCGGTCGACTACAAAGGCTTACTTGAAGAAGCGAAAAAGCAGCTCCACGATGAAGCCGATTATCAACGCGAAGCGAGGTTTATGCAGCGTTACCGACAAGCGCTGGAAAACAGCCCCCACTTTGTGGTGCCTAAGCTGTTCTCGAGAAACAGTTCGCAATCTGTCCTTGCCATGAGCTTTATTGAAGGAAGAAGCATCGAGAGTATCGAAGATGCGAGCCAACACACTCGCGACTTTGTTATGCACGCTTTACTTGAACTACTGTTTAGAGAGCTGTTTGAGTTCAAGATGGTGCAGACCGACCCCAATTTCGCCAACTATCTCTATCTAGAGCAGAGTCAACAAATCGGGTTACTCGATTTTGGCGCCACCCGTGAGTACAGCGAAAGATTGAGCTCTGGGTACAAAAAGGCCTTTACCAGTGTGATCAATGGCGACGAACCTGGGCTCAATCAGGCGCTTGAGCAAATTGGCTTTTTTAGCCAAAGTATTCTGCCCGAGCAGCGGCAAGCGGTACTTGATCTGGTTCATTTGGCCTGCGAACCCATGCTGGTTGATCAAGAGTATGACTTTAAAGCCAGTGGATTGGCCCAGCGCCTTCGCGACGCAGGAACCATTCTGAGCATGGAACAAGATTACTGGCACACTCCGCCCGCTGACGCCCTTTTCCTACATCGTAAAATTGGTGGCATGTACCTATTGGCTGCGCGAATTGGTGCGAAAGTAAACATTCGTCGCTTAGTGCTGCCCTATCTGGGCCTCCACAGCAGATAG
- a CDS encoding TerC family protein — MLELFLQPEIWAIFATLFMLEIVLGVDNVVFISVLCERLPMHQRKLARNLGISLAVAARIVLVFSISWVMSLTQPLLHLAQLAFTGRDVIMILGGAFLLAKSAKELWAWLTHHYAAHSTHVRTGLAVVLLQIVAVDAVFSMDSVITAVGLTSEVPVMVAAILASAVVMVLTAEKINNLVTKYPGFKTLALLFLVLLGGLLMAEGFAIHVNKGYVYFAMAFGLILELCHIQLKKKQQLRIRAIRPFKIANKAL, encoded by the coding sequence ATGTTAGAACTCTTCTTACAACCCGAAATATGGGCAATCTTTGCCACATTGTTTATGCTCGAGATCGTTCTCGGCGTCGATAACGTGGTGTTTATCTCGGTACTGTGCGAACGGCTGCCCATGCATCAACGCAAGTTGGCGCGTAACCTCGGCATTAGCTTGGCGGTTGCGGCACGCATTGTATTGGTTTTCTCGATTTCGTGGGTGATGTCGTTGACTCAACCCTTGCTGCACTTAGCACAACTGGCGTTCACTGGACGTGATGTGATCATGATTTTAGGTGGCGCATTTCTACTTGCTAAGAGTGCCAAAGAGTTATGGGCGTGGTTAACCCACCATTATGCGGCGCATTCGACCCATGTTCGAACCGGTCTTGCGGTGGTGTTATTGCAGATAGTCGCGGTCGATGCGGTGTTTTCGATGGACTCGGTGATTACTGCGGTCGGGCTGACCAGCGAAGTGCCAGTGATGGTCGCAGCGATTTTGGCATCTGCGGTGGTGATGGTGTTGACGGCGGAGAAGATCAACAACTTGGTGACTAAGTATCCAGGGTTCAAGACGCTTGCGTTACTGTTCTTGGTGCTGCTGGGCGGCTTGTTAATGGCAGAAGGCTTTGCGATTCACGTAAACAAGGGCTATGTCTACTTTGCCATGGCATTTGGTTTGATTCTGGAGCTTTGCCATATTCAATTGAAGAAAAAGCAGCAGTTGCGGATAAGGGCGATTCGTCCATTCAAGATAGCAAATAAAGCACTGTAA
- a CDS encoding magnesium transporter, producing MSQFQDLSLLIEQIGKADEDQHATILNDAIEQGLESGSVALILEAFPIEERVRLWRSLPLELHIEVLTEARAEVRHSVINELSDTELKLTLAKLDNLSLIEWADSLPEEIINEALHLIEKDELELYDQANQYQDDELGRWAERKVVTLPFNISVEKAKALMERYSYDAPQQIYLINKRKQFRGLVSYIDLLRAEPNERLRNLAIENVLTLDAKLTLAESIESLEHSSLSAMPVVDEQQTLIGEVDWHFALGTQREIYEARLMAGTGMDEGDDLFAPVIKSSQKRGVWLGINLLTAILASVTIGLFEDVIAQVVALAVLMPIVASMGGIAGSQTLTLMVRAMALNQITTGNRWALLKNEIGIGSINGLLWALIIGALAGLWFQSTVLGATIALAIIVNIITAAMFGVLIPIVLDKLDLDPALAGSVILTTVTDVVGFFAFLGTASLVMM from the coding sequence GTGAGTCAGTTTCAGGATCTCTCCCTGCTTATCGAACAGATTGGCAAGGCTGATGAGGATCAGCACGCCACAATCCTTAATGACGCCATCGAACAAGGTTTAGAGTCAGGTTCTGTCGCTCTCATCCTTGAAGCTTTTCCGATTGAAGAGCGTGTCAGGCTGTGGCGCAGTCTGCCGCTCGAGCTGCACATCGAAGTGTTGACCGAAGCTCGTGCTGAAGTGCGACACTCGGTGATTAATGAACTGTCCGATACCGAGCTCAAACTGACTCTGGCCAAACTCGACAACCTGTCGTTGATTGAGTGGGCCGACTCACTGCCAGAAGAGATCATTAACGAAGCGCTGCATCTTATCGAGAAAGATGAGCTGGAGCTCTACGATCAAGCTAACCAATACCAAGATGACGAGCTGGGCCGCTGGGCTGAGAGAAAAGTGGTGACCCTGCCATTTAATATCTCCGTGGAAAAAGCCAAAGCCTTGATGGAGCGATACAGCTACGATGCTCCGCAACAGATCTACCTAATCAACAAACGTAAGCAGTTCCGTGGATTGGTGAGCTATATCGACTTGCTTAGAGCCGAGCCCAATGAGCGCTTACGTAACCTAGCGATAGAGAATGTGCTGACCTTAGATGCCAAGCTCACTCTCGCTGAAAGTATTGAGTCACTAGAACACTCCTCCTTGTCTGCCATGCCTGTGGTTGACGAGCAGCAAACCCTGATCGGTGAAGTCGACTGGCATTTTGCATTAGGCACTCAACGTGAAATTTACGAAGCGCGTCTGATGGCGGGTACGGGTATGGATGAAGGGGACGATCTGTTTGCACCTGTGATTAAAAGCTCGCAAAAACGCGGCGTTTGGCTTGGAATCAACTTGCTGACCGCCATTTTAGCCTCGGTGACAATTGGCCTATTTGAGGATGTGATTGCGCAAGTGGTCGCTTTGGCAGTACTGATGCCTATCGTCGCCTCCATGGGGGGCATCGCCGGCAGCCAAACCTTAACCCTAATGGTGCGGGCGATGGCACTTAACCAGATCACCACAGGTAACCGCTGGGCACTGCTAAAAAACGAGATCGGCATCGGCTCCATCAATGGCCTGCTTTGGGCACTGATCATCGGAGCGTTAGCAGGGCTTTGGTTTCAATCCACCGTGTTGGGGGCGACCATCGCGCTGGCCATCATTGTCAATATCATCACTGCCGCCATGTTTGGTGTATTGATCCCGATTGTATTAGATAAGCTAGACCTTGACCCTGCTCTGGCGGGATCGGTGATTCTCACCACGGTTACCGATGTCGTCGGCTTTTTTGCCTTTTTAGGCACAGCCAGTCTAGTGATGATGTAG